In Suricata suricatta isolate VVHF042 chromosome X, meerkat_22Aug2017_6uvM2_HiC, whole genome shotgun sequence, the DNA window tttaaatatgCTTCACCTCATCAAATTCTGGCTCACTGTATGTTTGTGTTGAATCACCTGACTCCAGACAATTCCGGGGAAACCCCGATGCTTAAGCATTGACAGAGTAAACTAACTATAAAGCCTCTAGTAACATGGAAAGATGTACTCTCAGGGGCCTGGAAAGGCCCTGATGTTTTACTAACTGCAGGTCGAGGTTTCGCTTGTGTTTTCCCACAGGACAGTGATTCGCCTATTTGGGTGCCAGATCGGCTAATTTGCCATGTCGCCACGCCTTCGTCAGATCCGCTGACAGATGGCATCAAGGTCGATGGACCACAGCAACCTGGAGCAGAGGATGAAAAGGCTACGCCTTCATGCCAGCAGAACAGCTAACAGCATTCATGTATCCCGTAACACAAGGAACAATACTCTCCCTGGCTGGGGACAAATTAAAAAACTTGCTCTGGAGGCTAAACAATTTCTTGCTGGACAACATCAGCCTCAAGAGCCTGCTCTTCTTTTTGTTGCTATGCTTGCACTACTTTCGTGCCACATAACACAAACACGTGCTGCTAATTATTGGGCTTTCTTTCCTAAGCCTCCTATCCTTCACCCTGTTACTTGGGATGAAGAATCTATTAGGGTTTATACTAATTCAGCCTTTCTTCTTGGAGGGCTCAACATTCCTGATTCTGGAACCTTTATTAATGCGTTTAGTAAAAATATTACTTACATGGGTGTTTCCTCTTCTCTACCCATGTGTTTCATCTTCCCTGTAATGTGGCCATTCTCTAATTTTATTCCTAATTGTGTCCCTACTCAGATTTCTGGTATAATTCAAGACCGAGTATCTCTGACTCCTTCGTATTCTCAAAGTAAGGCCTTAAATactaatacaataaaaatgcGAACATTAACTGCTGTTCTTCCAGGAGCAAAGGTATCTGGTGTAAAGGCTTATCCTTTTGAAAATGTGGTTACAATGAATAAATTCTATGCTCATCCACCAAGATACCCAGACTGTAAGCCATTTAGTACTTAttcagaaaaaacagaaattactGTTCAAGGAGCACGCCCTGTATGGATTGAATGCATGTTTAATTCTACCCGACCAACTCTAGTAACTGCTCCTGATAATTCTGAAGTTATTCAAGACTGGAGCGTACTCGACCCCTTTGCTGATTTTAGAAACTATTTTAATGGCAAATTTTGTTGGAGATATTCTCTTATACCTTCCCCTATTCTGATTAATCGTATTTCTACCCAAGGGTTTGTAATTCCTATTTTGGTGTCACAACAAAATCAGTCTACTAGGTTTCATAACCACATTTGGAGGCTATTGGCTGCCACTCGGAATATTACTTATTCATATGGTCAAAATACTACACAGACCTATAACTTTAAAGCTTGTGTAACCTCTCCTTATGCTCTATTAATGGCTAAAGATCTAAACACTTTGCAAATCAATAGAGAACCTAATAGTAAAAGATATTCTGTAAATTGTAATGAGTGTCTTTTATCTAATTGTCTAACCTCTGAGATGAATATTAAAATGATGCTGATTGTAAAACAACCACCTTATATCATGATTCCTGTAAATGTTTCTTCTCCCTGGTATGATAATCATGTTATAAAGGCTCTACAACTTTTAAATAATGAGTTATCTCGTCCAAAAAGATTTATTGCTGCTTTAATATTGGGCATAACTGCATTGATCTCAGTTATTACTTCTGTTACAGTGTCTACTGTTGTTCTGGTTAAAGAAGTACATACAGCATCTTTTATTAATGATATGtctaaaaatataacattaaccTTAACTACTCAAGAAATTATTGACCGAAAGCTTAATGATAAGGTTAACGCACTTGAAGAGGCAGTTATGTCTATTGGCCAAGAATTATTAACCTTAAAAATTCAACTGTCTCTTAGATGTCATTCGGATTATAAATGGATTTGTGTTACACATTTACAAGTAAATGAGTCCCAACATTCTTGGAAAAAGGTGCAACAACATATTTTAGGAATTTGGAACCATTCGGATTTAAGTTTTGATATAAGTGCCTTACATaaacaaatttcagaaataaaccaGGCTAGAAAGGATTTCAACGCAGATGATCTTGCTACTGATATTTACAATGGTATAACAAATTTGGTGGGACACTCCAGTTTCTTTTCTATGATGGTTAACGTTGGCATCTCACTGACAATATTCTtgataatattatttcttttgccttgcaTTTATAGATGTCTTAAGTCTAGTATCTCTCGCTTGCGCACTGAAGTCAAGGCTTCTGAGTTCTTAAATAAAAGGCGGGGAGATCTTCAGTCAAGATCAATGGACCACAGACAACCTAAATCAGAAGATAAGAAGACTCCACCTACGTTCCTGCAAACGGACAAATGATATCCATCCATCATTTAACACCAGAAATAGTCCCCTTTCTACTTGGGGGCAAATTAAAAAGCTTACTGTGTCTACtgttgctttaattaaaaaagtatatacaacctcttttattaataatatatctAAATATGTAACATTAGCTTTAACTACTCAAAAAATTATTAACCATCTTATATTATGATTCCTgtcaatattaactcttcctggTATGACGATCATGGTATCAAAGATTTGCAACTCTTAAATGGAAAATTGTCTCCTCCCGCCTTTGGGACCTATTGAgggtttattgatcttggtgtccttggaccctgttctattcaataaggtcatggcatttCTAAGGCAGCAAAAAGATGCTATCAAGATATGGCCTATCCAGATCCATCATCATAAGCTCAATATGGCCGATCAGGAGGCCGAtgaagagctatattatggcaagaggcacgggctggctagccaatgacgggtaagagaggccttaccatcctatcaacctaagacaggNNNNNNNNNNNNNNNNNNNNNNNNNNNNNNNNNNNNNNNNNNNNNNNNNNNNNNNNNNNNNNNNNNNNNNNNNNNNNNNNNNNNNNNNNNNNNNNNNNNNcctggcttacttcactcagcatgacaccctcaaggtccatccactttcctacaaagggccatatgtcattccctct includes these proteins:
- the LOC115283423 gene encoding endogenous retrovirus group K member 25 Env polyprotein-like; the protein is MDHSNLEQRMKRLRLHASRTANSIHVSRNTRNNTLPGWGQIKKLALEAKQFLAGQHQPQEPALLFVAMLALLSCHITQTRAANYWAFFPKPPILHPVTWDEESIRVYTNSAFLLGGLNIPDSGTFINAFSKNITYMGVSSSLPMCFIFPVMWPFSNFIPNCVPTQISGIIQDRVSLTPSYSQSKALNTNTIKMRTLTAVLPGAKVSGVKAYPFENVVTMNKFYAHPPRYPDCKPFSTYSEKTEITVQGARPVWIECMFNSTRPTLVTAPDNSEVIQDWSVLDPFADFRNYFNGKFCWRYSLIPSPILINRISTQGFVIPILVSQQNQSTRFHNHIWRLLAATRNITYSYGQNTTQTYNFKACVTSPYALLMAKDLNTLQINREPNSKRYSVNCNECLLSNCLTSEMNIKMMLIVKQPPYIMIPVNVSSPWYDNHVIKALQLLNNELSRPKRFIAALILGITALISVITSVTVSTVVLVKEVHTASFINDMSKNITLTLTTQEIIDRKLNDKVNALEEAVMSIGQELLTLKIQLSLRCHSDYKWICVTHLQVNESQHSWKKVQQHILGIWNHSDLSFDISALHKQISEINQARKDFNADDLATDIYNGITNLVGHSSFFSMMVNVGISLTIFLIILFLLPCIYRCLKSSISRLRTEVKASEFLNKRRGDLQSRSMDHRQPKSEDKKTPPTFLQTDK